The following coding sequences lie in one Primulina huaijiensis isolate GDHJ02 chromosome 2, ASM1229523v2, whole genome shotgun sequence genomic window:
- the LOC140971652 gene encoding FHA domain-containing protein PS1-like, which yields MGDTQERFKSKEKEIPVFTVMKNNCILKNIYLLDNPPSLSPYSSLIAKNDDQDPEIEETVVVGRHPDCSIKLEHPSISRFHLRITLKAYSRSLFVTDLSSAHGTWVSGKRIEAGVLMKVNEGDTLQLGGSSRLYKLNWIPLTRAYDIDNPFVPQLDDTNTVEEDAEGETFQDENILSCKGDQVQILSDYMKSLKLLHSDENPAFSIEKTSTSGSLMPENSCNSFFNEVKMETKEIYIQDTEISSIQPCEFGEEHDASSVLCPSVVSQTQSEIENMKTPGMKSEKRSGVNIWSRRGKPKSVQIETGKHIEKSSAGTSDTSHVKSLVDENCHTESVLKDTFAGLVQEEEEIFTPEKESLVVGSWMSKAQKNCQSILKTPMPSNGSHVKSLLHENDHAESVSEDDFTGPDHEEKEIFTPDKENHSPLPLLVGSWMGKGEKDRESIMKTLIYSVDQDEHIFTPDKENMSHNAPCLRSTKKLEILEEVKHATSSHRSSPLKKSVNCNLYQEVDDLSTSDIESQPRKVLPTQKSESFASKSHVNLKKKLSILKSRGDRNPFQPLSLKSSCNGSGNSKPSTHEATISGGRSTNYTKSEEAFLLPKKSTMEEKKRWTIIADTASLLNKNSRKELQLLRGLKGTCLIIPRIVLRELDCMLRCGGFFRRSGKVSAALQWIEDCMENTKWWIHVQSSAEEGMLIPPTPPPASFPHWYNEDKTAVSVGSIPFSPYSLREIATPTTEDHILEFALFFKRIKNNEELVLLSDDVTVKIKAMAEGVICETAVEFRRSLVNPFSERFLHTESSPRGPTWSIVDDATLKERYYPSPAKKLSKSGGEGVKGLKLILVHNSNFSKSVPVH from the exons ATGGGAGACACCCAAGAACGATTCAAATCAAAGGAGAAGGAAATCCCGGTGTTCACAGTCATGAAAAACAACTGCATTCTCAAGAACATCTATCTTTTGGATAACCCGCCTTCACTTTCTCCTTATTCTTCTTTAATTGCGAAGAATGACGATCAAGATCCAGAAATAGAGGAGACGGTGGTGGTGGGGAGGCATCCGGATTGCAGTATAAAGTTGGAGCATCCGAGTATCAGCAGATTTCACCTCCGCATTACCTTGAAAGCCTATTCTCGTTCCCTATTCGTCACTGATTTGTCCTCTG CACACGGAACATGGGTTTCGGGGAAGAGAATTGAGGCAGGAGTCTTGATGAAAGTGAATGAAGGTGATACATTACAGCTTGGAGGATCGAGTAGGTTATACAAGCTGAATTGGATTCCATTAACCCGTGCTTATGATATAGACAACCCATTTGTGCCTCAGTTGGATGACACAAATACCGTTGAAGAAGACGCAGAAGGGGAGACATTTCAG GATGAGAATATATTGTCATGTAAGGGCGATCAAGTGCAGATATTGAGCGATTATATGAAAAGCCTAAAACTGCTACATTCTGATGAAAATCCAGCTTTCTCCATAGAAAAAACGAGTACATCAGGGAGTCTCATGCCTGAAAACTCATGTAATTCATTTTTCAATGAAGTGAAGATGGAAACCAAGGAAATATACATTCAAGATACTGAAATCTCGAGCATACAGCCATGTGAGTTTGGTGAAGAACACGATGCCTCAAGTGTACTTTGTCCCTCAGTGGTGTCTCAAACACAGTCTGAAATAGAAAATATGAAGACCCCTGGAATGAAGTCCGAGAAAAGATCAGGTGTGAACATTTGGTCAAGAAGGGGTAAACCGAAAAGTGTTCAGATTGAGACTGGAAAACATATAGAAAAGAGTAGTGCAGGGACTAGTGATACTTCGCATGTTAAATCATTAGTTGATGAAAATTGCCATACTGAATCAGTTTTAAAAGATACTTTTGCTGGTCTTGTCCAAGAAGAAGAGGAAATCTTTACTCCAGAAAAGGAATCTCTTGTAGTTGGATCCTGGATGAGCAAAGCTCAGAAGAATTGTCAATCAATCTTGAAGACTCCTATGCCTAGCAATGGTTCACATGTTAAATCATTACTCCATGAAAATGACCACGCTGAATCAGTTTCAGAAGATGATTTTACTGGTCCTGACCACGAAGAAAAGGAAATATTTACTCCAGACAAGGAAAATCATTCTCCCCTGCCTCTACTTGTTGGATCCTGGATGGGCAAAGGTGAGAAGGATCGTGAATCTATCATGAAGACTCTTATATATAGTGTGGATCAGGATGAACACATTTTCACTCCGGACAAAGAGAATATGTCTCACAATGCTCCGTGTCTTAGGTCAACAAAGAAATTGGAAATATTAGAAGAAGTTAAACACGCAACTTCTTCACATAGATCATCACCCTTGAAAAAATCTGTTAATTGCAACTTGTATCAAGAGGTGGACGATCTTTCTACTTCAGATATAGAAAGTCAGCCTCGAAAAGTTCTTCCTACACAGAAATCAGAAAGTTTTGCATCCAAAAGTCATGTCAACTTAAAGAAAAAACTGTCTATCTTGAAGTCCAGAGGAGATAGAAATCCTTTTCAACCTCTGTCCTTGAAGTCCAGTTGTAATGGCAGTGGCAACTCAAAACCTTCAACTCATGAAGCCACAATTAGCGGTGGCAGAAGCACCAACTATACCAAGTCTGAAGAGGCTTTTCTTCTGCCT AAAAAGTCTACGATGGAGGAAAAGAAAAGGTGGACTATCATTGCAGATACTGCTAGTTTACTAAACAAAAACTCCAGGAAGGAGTTGCAACTTCTGCGAGGTCTGAAAGGGACTTGTTTGATCATTCCCAGAATCG TACTTAGAGAATTGGACTGCATGTTAAGATGCGGAGGTTTCTTTAGAAGAAGCGGAAAGGTTTCTGCTGCATTGCAATGGATTGAAGATTGTATGGAGAACACAAAATGGTGGATACATGTGCAGAGCTCTGCAGAGGAAGGAATGCTGATTCCTCCAACCCCACCACCTGCTTCGTTTCCTCATTGGTATAATGAGGATAAAACTGCAGTCTCAGTTGGATCAATTCCCTTCTCCCCATATAGTTTACGTGAAATTGCCACTCCTACTACTGAAGACCATATCCTTGAGTTTGCTCTTTTCTTTAAACGAATCAAGAATAATGAAGAGCTCGTACTTCTTAGTGATGATGTTACTGTGAAGATCAAGGCCATGGCAGAA GGTGTGATTTGTGAGACTGCAGTGGAATTCCGTAGAAGCTTGGTGAATCCATTCTCTGAAAGGTTTTTGCACACCGAGAGTTCACCCAGAGGACCTACTTGGTCCATTGTGGATGATGCCACACTTAAGGAGAGATATTATCCCAGCCCGGCAAAGAAATTGTCAAAATCTGGTGGAGAAGGTGTGAAAGGCCTGAAGCtcatacttgtgcataattcCAATTTCAGCAAAAGTGTTCCTGTACACTAA
- the LOC140971653 gene encoding tetratricopeptide repeat domain-containing protein PYG7, chloroplastic-like isoform X4, protein MLIQCAFSLPTRHCQSTTISIPQLSPRIKLQSPFSCAVSFFHGNETAFCYFSRKPTSRRFSFAVPKLYLREIQRCSSLNSTKAKDLLREPFVGDDTKRVDVPLSFITSVLCSSLSWLSPIQVAQASEDVRENVVYEVGELFELGIQLSYLLLLLALLAVGSFFVIRQVLVRRELDLSAKELQEQVRSGDASATELFELGAVMLRRKFYPAATKFLLQAIDKWDGDDQDLAQVYNALGVSYVRDGKVEKGIAQFESAVKLQPGYVTAWNNLGDAYEKSNDLKSALKAFEEVLLFDPNNKIARPRRDELKEKVSMYKGVPVKTKKK, encoded by the exons ATGCTAATCCAGTGCGCCTTTTCACTTCCTACACGACACTGTCAAAGCACAACCATCAGTATACCTCAATTATCTCCAAGAATCAAGCTTCAAAGCCCATTTTCTTGTGCAGTTTCATTCTTTCATGGAAACGAAACAGCCTTTTGTTACTTTTCAAGAAAGCCCACTTCGAGGAGATTTAGTTTTGCAGTCCCCAAGCTCTATCTTCGG GAAATTCAAAGGTGCTCATCCCTGAATTCGACCAAAGCTAAAG ACTTATTGCGGGAGCCTTTTGTTGGTGATGATACAAAAAGAGTAGATGTGCCTCTCAGTTTCATAACATCTGTTTTATGCTCATCGCTTTCATGGTTGTCACCCATACAAGTGGCTCAAGCGAGTGAAGATGTAAGAGAAAATGTTGTATATGAGGTTGGGGAGTTGTTTGAATTGGGGATCCAGCTATCGTACTTGCTTTTACTTCTAGCTTTGCTCGCAGTTGGATCTTTCTTCGTTATTCGTCAAGTACTAGTGCGCAGAGAGCTTGATCTTTCTGCAAAGGAGTTGCAA GAGCAAGTTAGAAGTGGTGATGCTAGTGCTACTGAGTTATTTGAACTCGGAGCAGTGATGCTGAGAAGAAAATTTTATCCCGCTGCCACCAAGTTTCTTCTTCAAGCAATTGATAAATGGGATGGGGATGACCAAGATCTTGCTCAA GTTTATAACGCCCTTGGTGTCAGTTATGTCCGTGATGGAAAAGTTGAAAAGGGTATAGCTCAGTTTGAGAGTGCTGTCAAACTTCAACCTGGTTATGTCACTGCCTGGAACAACCTTGGTGATGCATACGAAAAGTCCAACGACCTAAAATCCGCTCTTAAGGCATTTGAAGAAGTTCTGCTTTTTGATCCAAACAACAAGATCGCACGTCCCAGAAGAGATGAACTGAAGGAGAAAGTAAGCATGTATAAAGGAGTTCCTGTAAAAACAAAGAAGAAATGA
- the LOC140971653 gene encoding tetratricopeptide repeat domain-containing protein PYG7, chloroplastic-like isoform X3: MLIQCAFSLPTRHCQSTTISIPQLSPRIKLQSPFSCAVSFFHGNETAFCYFSRKPTSRRFSFAVPKLYLREIQRCSSLNSTKAKVSDLLREPFVGDDTKRVDVPLSFITSVLCSSLSWLSPIQVAQASEDVRENVVYEVGELFELGIQLSYLLLLLALLAVGSFFVIRQVLVRRELDLSAKELQEQVRSGDASATELFELGAVMLRRKFYPAATKFLLQAIDKWDGDDQDLAQVYNALGVSYVRDGKVEKGIAQFESAVKLQPGYVTAWNNLGDAYEKSNDLKSALKAFEEVLLFDPNNKIARPRRDELKEKVSMYKGVPVKTKKK, from the exons ATGCTAATCCAGTGCGCCTTTTCACTTCCTACACGACACTGTCAAAGCACAACCATCAGTATACCTCAATTATCTCCAAGAATCAAGCTTCAAAGCCCATTTTCTTGTGCAGTTTCATTCTTTCATGGAAACGAAACAGCCTTTTGTTACTTTTCAAGAAAGCCCACTTCGAGGAGATTTAGTTTTGCAGTCCCCAAGCTCTATCTTCGG GAAATTCAAAGGTGCTCATCCCTGAATTCGACCAAAGCTAAAG TTTCAGACTTATTGCGGGAGCCTTTTGTTGGTGATGATACAAAAAGAGTAGATGTGCCTCTCAGTTTCATAACATCTGTTTTATGCTCATCGCTTTCATGGTTGTCACCCATACAAGTGGCTCAAGCGAGTGAAGATGTAAGAGAAAATGTTGTATATGAGGTTGGGGAGTTGTTTGAATTGGGGATCCAGCTATCGTACTTGCTTTTACTTCTAGCTTTGCTCGCAGTTGGATCTTTCTTCGTTATTCGTCAAGTACTAGTGCGCAGAGAGCTTGATCTTTCTGCAAAGGAGTTGCAA GAGCAAGTTAGAAGTGGTGATGCTAGTGCTACTGAGTTATTTGAACTCGGAGCAGTGATGCTGAGAAGAAAATTTTATCCCGCTGCCACCAAGTTTCTTCTTCAAGCAATTGATAAATGGGATGGGGATGACCAAGATCTTGCTCAA GTTTATAACGCCCTTGGTGTCAGTTATGTCCGTGATGGAAAAGTTGAAAAGGGTATAGCTCAGTTTGAGAGTGCTGTCAAACTTCAACCTGGTTATGTCACTGCCTGGAACAACCTTGGTGATGCATACGAAAAGTCCAACGACCTAAAATCCGCTCTTAAGGCATTTGAAGAAGTTCTGCTTTTTGATCCAAACAACAAGATCGCACGTCCCAGAAGAGATGAACTGAAGGAGAAAGTAAGCATGTATAAAGGAGTTCCTGTAAAAACAAAGAAGAAATGA
- the LOC140971653 gene encoding tetratricopeptide repeat domain-containing protein PYG7, chloroplastic-like isoform X2, with protein MLIQCAFSLPTRHCQSTTISIPQLSPRIKLQSPFSCAVSFFHGNETAFCYFSRKPTSRRFSFAVPKLYLRVLEQEIQRCSSLNSTKAKDLLREPFVGDDTKRVDVPLSFITSVLCSSLSWLSPIQVAQASEDVRENVVYEVGELFELGIQLSYLLLLLALLAVGSFFVIRQVLVRRELDLSAKELQEQVRSGDASATELFELGAVMLRRKFYPAATKFLLQAIDKWDGDDQDLAQVYNALGVSYVRDGKVEKGIAQFESAVKLQPGYVTAWNNLGDAYEKSNDLKSALKAFEEVLLFDPNNKIARPRRDELKEKVSMYKGVPVKTKKK; from the exons ATGCTAATCCAGTGCGCCTTTTCACTTCCTACACGACACTGTCAAAGCACAACCATCAGTATACCTCAATTATCTCCAAGAATCAAGCTTCAAAGCCCATTTTCTTGTGCAGTTTCATTCTTTCATGGAAACGAAACAGCCTTTTGTTACTTTTCAAGAAAGCCCACTTCGAGGAGATTTAGTTTTGCAGTCCCCAAGCTCTATCTTCGG GTACTGGAACAGGAAATTCAAAGGTGCTCATCCCTGAATTCGACCAAAGCTAAAG ACTTATTGCGGGAGCCTTTTGTTGGTGATGATACAAAAAGAGTAGATGTGCCTCTCAGTTTCATAACATCTGTTTTATGCTCATCGCTTTCATGGTTGTCACCCATACAAGTGGCTCAAGCGAGTGAAGATGTAAGAGAAAATGTTGTATATGAGGTTGGGGAGTTGTTTGAATTGGGGATCCAGCTATCGTACTTGCTTTTACTTCTAGCTTTGCTCGCAGTTGGATCTTTCTTCGTTATTCGTCAAGTACTAGTGCGCAGAGAGCTTGATCTTTCTGCAAAGGAGTTGCAA GAGCAAGTTAGAAGTGGTGATGCTAGTGCTACTGAGTTATTTGAACTCGGAGCAGTGATGCTGAGAAGAAAATTTTATCCCGCTGCCACCAAGTTTCTTCTTCAAGCAATTGATAAATGGGATGGGGATGACCAAGATCTTGCTCAA GTTTATAACGCCCTTGGTGTCAGTTATGTCCGTGATGGAAAAGTTGAAAAGGGTATAGCTCAGTTTGAGAGTGCTGTCAAACTTCAACCTGGTTATGTCACTGCCTGGAACAACCTTGGTGATGCATACGAAAAGTCCAACGACCTAAAATCCGCTCTTAAGGCATTTGAAGAAGTTCTGCTTTTTGATCCAAACAACAAGATCGCACGTCCCAGAAGAGATGAACTGAAGGAGAAAGTAAGCATGTATAAAGGAGTTCCTGTAAAAACAAAGAAGAAATGA
- the LOC140971653 gene encoding tetratricopeptide repeat domain-containing protein PYG7, chloroplastic-like isoform X1: protein MLIQCAFSLPTRHCQSTTISIPQLSPRIKLQSPFSCAVSFFHGNETAFCYFSRKPTSRRFSFAVPKLYLRVLEQEIQRCSSLNSTKAKVSDLLREPFVGDDTKRVDVPLSFITSVLCSSLSWLSPIQVAQASEDVRENVVYEVGELFELGIQLSYLLLLLALLAVGSFFVIRQVLVRRELDLSAKELQEQVRSGDASATELFELGAVMLRRKFYPAATKFLLQAIDKWDGDDQDLAQVYNALGVSYVRDGKVEKGIAQFESAVKLQPGYVTAWNNLGDAYEKSNDLKSALKAFEEVLLFDPNNKIARPRRDELKEKVSMYKGVPVKTKKK from the exons ATGCTAATCCAGTGCGCCTTTTCACTTCCTACACGACACTGTCAAAGCACAACCATCAGTATACCTCAATTATCTCCAAGAATCAAGCTTCAAAGCCCATTTTCTTGTGCAGTTTCATTCTTTCATGGAAACGAAACAGCCTTTTGTTACTTTTCAAGAAAGCCCACTTCGAGGAGATTTAGTTTTGCAGTCCCCAAGCTCTATCTTCGG GTACTGGAACAGGAAATTCAAAGGTGCTCATCCCTGAATTCGACCAAAGCTAAAG TTTCAGACTTATTGCGGGAGCCTTTTGTTGGTGATGATACAAAAAGAGTAGATGTGCCTCTCAGTTTCATAACATCTGTTTTATGCTCATCGCTTTCATGGTTGTCACCCATACAAGTGGCTCAAGCGAGTGAAGATGTAAGAGAAAATGTTGTATATGAGGTTGGGGAGTTGTTTGAATTGGGGATCCAGCTATCGTACTTGCTTTTACTTCTAGCTTTGCTCGCAGTTGGATCTTTCTTCGTTATTCGTCAAGTACTAGTGCGCAGAGAGCTTGATCTTTCTGCAAAGGAGTTGCAA GAGCAAGTTAGAAGTGGTGATGCTAGTGCTACTGAGTTATTTGAACTCGGAGCAGTGATGCTGAGAAGAAAATTTTATCCCGCTGCCACCAAGTTTCTTCTTCAAGCAATTGATAAATGGGATGGGGATGACCAAGATCTTGCTCAA GTTTATAACGCCCTTGGTGTCAGTTATGTCCGTGATGGAAAAGTTGAAAAGGGTATAGCTCAGTTTGAGAGTGCTGTCAAACTTCAACCTGGTTATGTCACTGCCTGGAACAACCTTGGTGATGCATACGAAAAGTCCAACGACCTAAAATCCGCTCTTAAGGCATTTGAAGAAGTTCTGCTTTTTGATCCAAACAACAAGATCGCACGTCCCAGAAGAGATGAACTGAAGGAGAAAGTAAGCATGTATAAAGGAGTTCCTGTAAAAACAAAGAAGAAATGA